A stretch of the Nothobranchius furzeri strain GRZ-AD chromosome 5, NfurGRZ-RIMD1, whole genome shotgun sequence genome encodes the following:
- the LOC139069932 gene encoding uncharacterized protein encodes MSRLSELIKFYFMLGLRHGEMLLLMSSLDGIEISMRTLRRNLKRMGLYRRKNDSDPLEVAAFLIDQLQGYGRLYGYKLHHLNCIQAGYVATQSTVRHLLKYIDPHGVAQRHRNRLTRRTYVNPGPNFMWHVDSYDKLKPFGICINGAIDGFSRVMIWLHAYSTNNDPKVIAGYFITEVEKRMGTAARIRSDLGTENVIMAEMQRFLRWTQDQNVRNSFITGSSNHNQRIEGWWAFLRRHHAQHWMNRLQELKDKDCFSGCFLDKQLILFTCLNIIEEELQQVVHLWNTHIIRRSRHAIAPSGRPILMYTIPHLFGGHDHLREVSQEAVDACKEECQMRGPYTCDETVFSLCCLFISENFLLPPSTADEAIELYLFLRAYILKDL; translated from the exons ATGTCTCGTCTATCGGAACTCATTAAATTCTATTTCATGCTTGGATTGAGGCACGGAGAGATGTTGCTCTTGATGAGCAGCTTGGACGGTATTGAAATAAGCATGCGGACGCTGAGAAGGAACTTAAAACGCATGGGGCTGTACAGGAGGAAGAATGACTCCGATCCGCTGGAGGTTGCTGCATTTCTCATAGATCAACTGCAGGGGTACGGGAGGCTTTATGGATACAAACTACACCACCTGAACTGCATTCAGGCAGGTTATGTTGCCACGCAGAGCACTGTGAGACATTTGCTGAAATATATTGACCCTCATGGGGTTGCGCAAAGACACAGAAATCGCCTAACGCGCCGCACGTATGTTAATCCTGGACCGAATTTCATGTGGCATGTTGACTCCTATGACAAACTAAAACCATTTGGAATCTGCATAAATGGAGCGATTGATGGCTTTTCAAGAGTAATGATTTGGCTTCATGCCTATTCAACAAACAACGATCCCAAAGTCATCGCAGGTTATTTCATCACAGAAGTTGAGAAGAGGATGGGCACAGCTGCAAGGATTCGCTCTGATTTAGGAACAGAAAATGTCATAATGGCTGAGATGCAGAGATTCCTGCGATGGACTCAGGATCAAAATGTCAGAAACAGTTTTATCACTGGGTCCAGCAATCACAATCAGCGAATTGAAGGCTGGTGGGCGTTTCTGAGACGGCACCACGCTCAGCACTGGATGAATCGTCTCCAGGAACTAAAGGACAAAGACTGTTTCTCTGGATGCTTCTTGGACAAGCAGCTCATATTGTTTACCTGCCTGAACATCATTGAG gaggagctgcagcaagTTGTGCATTTGTGGAACACCCATATCATCCGCAGAAGCAGACATGCAATTGCTCCAAGTGGACGTCCAATTCTTATGTACACCATTCCACATCTTTTTGGAGGACATGATCATCTGAGAGAGGTTTCTCAGGAGGCAGTGGATGCATGTAAAGAAGAATGCCAAATGAGAGGACCATATACCTGCGATGAAACAGTATTCAGCCTGTGTTGCCTTTTCATTTCAGAGAACTTCTTACTTCCACCAAGCACAGCAGATGAAGCCATTGAACTGTATCTCTTCCTGAGAGCCTACATACTGAAGGACTTATAA